In the genome of Chryseobacterium phocaeense, the window CTTCCATTTATATTTTTTTCAATGCAGATCGATGATCCGTTATTGGGCTGTTCAAAGACAACTTCTTTTTGTTGTAAGTGTTTGATTTTAATTTTCATGTAAGTGTTTGCGGATTAAAAAATTATTACTATTTTTGCACCCTAAAATAAAAAGCAATTAAATGCCTACTATTCAACAATTAGTAAGAAAAGGAAGAGCCACGCTTGCCAAGAAGAGCAAATCGGCTGCCCTAGATTCTTGTCCACAAAGACGTGGTGTATGTACGAGAGTATATACTACTACACCGAAGAAACCTAACTCTGCACTTAGAAAAGTAGCAAGGGTAAGACTTTCTAACGGAAAAGAAGTGAATGCCTACATCCCGGGCGAAGGACACAATCTTCAGGAGCACTCGATAGTATTGGTTAGAGGCGGAAGGGTGAAAGACCTACCGGGAGTACGTTACCACATCGTAAGAGGTGCATTAGACACTGCAGGTGTAAATGGAAGAACTCAGAGAAGATCTAAGTACGGAGCTAAGAGACCTAAACCAGGACAAGCAGCTGCTGCTCCTGCAAAAGGAAAGAAAAAGTAATCATTAAATAAGGTACAGAAGCAATGAGAAAGACAAAAGCGAAAAAAAGACCGTTGTTACCAGATCCGAAATTTAATGATCAATTGGTAACGAGATTCGTAAACAACCTAATGCTTGACGGTAAGAAGTCAATTGCATTCAAAATTTTCTATGATGCATTGGATATCGTAGAAACTAAAAAAGGAGAAACTGAGAAAACAGCCCTTGAAATCTGGAAAGATGCATTAACAAACGTTATGCCTCACGTAGAAGTACGTTCCAGAAGAGTAGGTGGAGCTAACTTCCAGATCCCTATGCCAATCAGAGCTGACAGAAAAATTTCTATGGCGATGAAATGGTTAATTAGCTACTCTAAAAAGAGAAATGATAAGTCTATGGCTTTGAAATTAGCTAATGAAGTGGTAGCTGCTTCAAGAGAAGAAGGTGCTGCATTCAAAAAGAAGAGTGATACTCACAAAATGGCGGAAGCTAACAAAGCGTTTTCACACTTTAAATTCTAATC includes:
- the rpsL gene encoding 30S ribosomal protein S12 — its product is MPTIQQLVRKGRATLAKKSKSAALDSCPQRRGVCTRVYTTTPKKPNSALRKVARVRLSNGKEVNAYIPGEGHNLQEHSIVLVRGGRVKDLPGVRYHIVRGALDTAGVNGRTQRRSKYGAKRPKPGQAAAAPAKGKKK
- the rpsG gene encoding 30S ribosomal protein S7, with protein sequence MRKTKAKKRPLLPDPKFNDQLVTRFVNNLMLDGKKSIAFKIFYDALDIVETKKGETEKTALEIWKDALTNVMPHVEVRSRRVGGANFQIPMPIRADRKISMAMKWLISYSKKRNDKSMALKLANEVVAASREEGAAFKKKSDTHKMAEANKAFSHFKF